Below is a genomic region from Streptomyces roseoviridis.
CCTGGCGGCAGGCACGAATGCTGTCTGCGCCAGACGAGATGGTCTACCGACTGCACGGCCACCAGTTCCCCATCGACGACGAGGGAGGCCATGCGGAACCGGACGGGAACACTTACCGCCTTCCGTAAGCACCTGTTTGTTCGACCGTTACCGCAGCCCGGTTTCGCCGTCAGTCCACTGCACGGTGTCGCTCGGCTGCCCTGCACATCCGCCGTGCAGGGCAGCCACCCACCGTGGACAGCTCCGAGTTGGAACCTGCTGTCCACACCGCATCCTCTCGTTGCAACGACGGTAGAAAGGATGGACGCGCTGACCGCCTCTCAGGCGTTCTCGTCATGGATCCGTGCACTTAGATCCTCCGCCCACTCCAGCGCCCACGCCTTGAGTTCTTCGATCTGCCGGGAGGTGAGCCCGTACGCGGTGTAGTCCTCATCCTCGTACCAGTCCGCGCCGATCAGCCGGTCCCGGAGGTCTTCCAGGCTGAACTCGTCGTGGGCGCGACGGCGGCCCAGGGATTCGAGGTCGGCGGTGGAGCGGTGGCGGGATGCGGCCTGGACGTCGATGAGGTCGCGGACGGTGCCGCGGTCGGCGAGGGCACGGACCTTGGTGCCGATTACGTCGTCGAGGGAAAGAACGGGGCCGTAGGGGGTCTGGGCGGGCGGAGCCCAGAACGCCTCCTTGAGGACGTCGACCTCACACTCCTCGCCGGTGTCCGGGTCGGTGACGAGGAACCGGCCGCTGAGCGGATCGGTCTGGACGTGCGTGGTCCGCCATCCACGCGCGCTGAGGCCGGCTGTGAGTGAGGCGACGATCTCCTGCATCGGAGCGGGGTTCTCGGTGGCGACGTCGAGGTCACGACTGAAGCGTTCGACCAGGCCGTGGGCCTGCACGGCGTATCCGCCGGTGAGGACCAGAGGGTAGGGGGAGCCGAGGTCGAGAATGTCGGCGAGGAGACGCTCGTGGAGCGGAGTGAGCTTCACGCGGCGGTCGTGTCGGCCGGAGCGCTGCGGAGCAGCTCAGGGAAGGCGTCCTCCCAGACCTCGCAGATGTAGGGACTGATCAAGCGCCGCAGCACGGGCCACTGCTCGGCGAGCAGTCGGTGGTGCAGGAGGGTCACCAGGTCCTCGCGCAGTCCTTCGGCGAGGACCGTCCGGTAGAGCGTCATGCGGGACTTCGGACGGTCCAGGCTGTAGCTCGTACGCCCGGACCAGACAATATGGAGCGGCAGGTCCACGGTGCCCTCGACGGGGCCGGCCAGCTCCTGCAAGCGCTCGGGCAGTCGGCTGCGGTAGCGGTCCCGCAGCACCTCGGCGCGGGGGGCGGTGATCGTCGCGTCCATGCATCCAGTATCGCTGCTCGGAGGCGGCGGCATGGCGGATACGGGTCCCCTGTCGTACGTACGTCGGGCGGGCGCCCGCCCTTCCCTCGGACATCTCACCCAGTGGGCGCTTGGCGCATCATCGCCTACCCGTGCAGGCCCCCAGGTGGCGCGGCAACCGGCTGCCCCCGCAGGCCCGGGACCAACCCCCGCTCGCGGGCGCGGGTGATCATGACGCAGCAGGTCACGCGGAGGGCCGCCACGGTGGGTCCGGCTTCGGCCTGGTGGGAGCCAGAGACCTGTCGAGGTCACCCATCATGGCGGCCACCCGTCAGCAAGCTGGGACGCTCCTGCGCCCGATGCTGACCGTTTGCTGATCTGAGCGGGTCGATCAATCCTCTGACCTGCGAAAACACACAGATGCTAGATCTTGGACTTGAACATGGTGCGCATCATGGAGGTACTCCCGAAAGCTCGGCTCCCTGCCTGCGTTCATGCAGGTCAAGTGCTGTTTTCCCACCGTACAACGGGTCGGTGCACGGGGAGTTGTCCCGAAGGCCCCACGGACTCACGCCAACCGAGACCAGCGTACGCAACACCGGCCGGAGTGGATCCGTGATCACGGTCACGCCGACGCCCCGCCCC
It encodes:
- a CDS encoding nucleotidyl transferase AbiEii/AbiGii toxin family protein, producing the protein MKLTPLHERLLADILDLGSPYPLVLTGGYAVQAHGLVERFSRDLDVATENPAPMQEIVASLTAGLSARGWRTTHVQTDPLSGRFLVTDPDTGEECEVDVLKEAFWAPPAQTPYGPVLSLDDVIGTKVRALADRGTVRDLIDVQAASRHRSTADLESLGRRRAHDEFSLEDLRDRLIGADWYEDEDYTAYGLTSRQIEELKAWALEWAEDLSARIHDENA